The candidate division WOR-3 bacterium genome contains a region encoding:
- a CDS encoding sigma-70 family RNA polymerase sigma factor, producing the protein MKQLIKPEVLKALPLTDAELVKRAQQGNTSAFEELVRRYERKVYNLVYRMLGNEEDAKDALQDTFIRAYRFIKKFKGKSSFYTWLYRIAANVCFTRLKTRKTKEPEVGVSLDEPIIDESEMPRELPDYKESPEHLFHRQQLQKALQDAINELPSDYRSVVILRDLQGLSNKEVSKALNLSIAAVKSRLHRGRVFLRNRLSKYIAPTRQNLSKSKVTQSFADSDKSI; encoded by the coding sequence ATGAAACAGTTAATAAAGCCCGAAGTTCTAAAAGCATTACCCCTAACGGATGCAGAATTAGTAAAAAGGGCACAACAAGGAAATACCTCGGCTTTTGAGGAATTGGTCCGACGCTATGAACGAAAAGTCTATAATTTAGTCTATCGGATGCTGGGTAATGAAGAAGATGCTAAGGATGCCCTACAGGATACCTTTATCCGTGCCTATCGTTTTATTAAAAAATTCAAAGGTAAATCATCTTTTTATACTTGGCTTTATCGGATTGCCGCTAATGTTTGCTTTACCCGGCTTAAAACTCGTAAGACTAAAGAACCTGAAGTTGGTGTTTCATTAGATGAGCCGATTATTGATGAATCGGAAATGCCGCGCGAACTCCCAGATTACAAAGAAAGCCCAGAACATCTATTTCACCGGCAACAATTACAAAAAGCATTACAAGATGCGATTAATGAACTACCTTCCGATTACCGTTCAGTTGTTATTTTGAGAGACTTACAAGGATTATCTAACAAAGAGGTCAGCAAAGCATTAAATCTTTCTATAGCCGCGGTAAAATCCCGACTCCATCGGGGCAGAGTCTTTTTAAGAAATCGATTGTCTAAATATATAGCACCAACCCGGCAAAACTTATCTAAATCAAAAGTGACACAAAGTTTTGCCGACAGCGATAAAAGTATATGA
- a CDS encoding zf-HC2 domain-containing protein encodes MIDCNKFFLLISDFIDEELEEEIVLEIRSHIKTCPTCQNLHESFLHIIRVFQCQCALEVPPAAHEQLWQTLKGILEQDSQQK; translated from the coding sequence ATGATTGACTGTAATAAATTTTTTCTCTTAATCTCTGATTTTATTGACGAAGAATTAGAAGAAGAAATCGTTCTGGAAATACGCTCTCATATTAAAACATGTCCGACTTGTCAAAATCTCCATGAATCATTTCTACATATAATAAGAGTTTTCCAGTGTCAATGTGCCTTAGAAGTTCCACCGGCGGCGCATGAGCAATTATGGCAAACTCTCAAAGGTATCTTAGAGCAAGATTCCCAACAAAAATAG
- a CDS encoding Hsp20/alpha crystallin family protein, translated as MTNWLLPWDPFKEITDLRKKLDQFFEFRPRSRRGFLTPLSEEFYPAVDVYDKKDAIVLKAEIPGVDKKDISISISEDEITIRGEVKREEEVKEQDYYRCERSYGSFSRTIPLPTAVDKEKAKATYKDGVLVVTLPKSEAAKPKEIKVPIE; from the coding sequence ATGACGAACTGGTTATTACCTTGGGATCCGTTTAAAGAAATAACGGACTTAAGAAAGAAATTAGACCAGTTCTTTGAATTTCGGCCGCGTTCTCGTCGAGGTTTCCTTACGCCATTGTCTGAAGAATTTTATCCAGCAGTAGATGTTTATGACAAAAAAGACGCTATCGTGCTCAAGGCGGAAATTCCCGGTGTTGATAAAAAGGATATTTCCATCTCAATCAGCGAAGATGAAATCACGATCAGAGGCGAAGTAAAACGAGAAGAAGAAGTGAAAGAACAAGACTACTATCGTTGCGAACGTTCCTATGGTTCCTTCTCGCGAACAATTCCTCTGCCAACTGCGGTTGATAAAGAAAAAGCGAAAGCGACCTATAAAGATGGCGTGCTCGTTGTAACATTGCCTAAAAGTGAAGCGGCCAAACCAAAGGAGATTAAAGTTCCAATCGAATAG